CGGTGACAGGCTCACCGGCACGGTCCACCGGTTGCCTTCCTTGTTCACGTCGCAGTGGGACGTGCTGCTCGCCATCAGCGCCGGCGGTGCCGTCGCGTCGTCGCGCGCGACGTGGATTCCGGGAGCCTGAGCGTCGTGGCGGTACTGGACCTCGATCTGCGACGGTACTTCCGCGCCGTCTGGGTCGGAACCAAGAACCCGCCGGCCGGGGCCGTGCGTGACCTCGTCGCGATCGCGCGTGCGGCTGAGCGCTGACCACCAGAGCGCCTCCACAATGAACTGGTGGCCCACGAAGTGGAGCCGGGTGCGGGGACATGGCTCACCGCTGGTTCGGCATAGGGTTTCTCTTGTGACGTCGCCGCCGCATGTACGGGATGAGCAAGCGTTCCCCCTCCCGGTGGCCGCCGGATTCGCGGGCATCTGCCTGGCTGTCGGTGTTGCGCCCGTGGGCTGGAGCGGACACCGTGCTGCCTGACCCTGCCAGCAAACGAGGGGCCCTGCCCCCGGATCTTGGACACAGGGTGTGATTACGCAGCGGGTTGCAGCGTAGCGGCGTAGTTGGACTCGTAGGTGGACGGGGACAGGTAGCGGCACCAGGAATGGCGTCGGCGGGTGTTGTAGCGCACGAGCCACTTGAAGACCTGCCGGCGACACGTCGCCTCGTCGCTCCAGCAGGCGGCGTCTTGGAGGACCTCGCGCTTCATCGTGGCGTTGAACGACTCCGCCAACGCGTTGTCGGCCGAGGAGCCGACCGCACCCATCGACTGGGTGACGCCGAGCCTCTTGCAGAGCTTGGCGTAGTCCTTCGAGCAGTAGACCTTGGGTTCAACCAGTCGATGCAACACTGGGTTGTTGAAGCGAGCGTAGTTGCTCATCGAACACCTCGGCAGGTGTCTTCCACCCAAGGATCTTGCGGGGCCGGTTGTTGAGCGCGTGAGCGACGGCCTCGAGGTCCTCGGCGGACCAACGCGACAGGTCCGTGCCTTTGGGGAAGTACTGGCGCAGCAGGCCGTTGGTGTTCTCGTTGCTCGGCCGCTGCCACGGCGAGTGGGGGTCGGCGAAGAACACCTTCGTGCCGGTCTCCAACGCGAACTGCGCGTGACCCGAGAGCTCCTTGCCGCGATCCCAGGTCAGGGTCTTGCGCAGCTGCTCGGGCAGCTTGGTGATCGACGCACTCAGCGCCGCGTTCATCGCGACGGCCCCGTAGCCGCCGAGCGATGGACCGTTCTTCACGTAGGGCTTCTCGCCCCAGCCCTCCATGCGTGGCAGGTGGACCAGGATCGTTGAGCGGCTGCTGCGCTCAACGATCGTCCCGATCGCCGACCGGCCAGTGCCGATGATCAGGTCGCCCTCCCAGTGACCCGGGACGGCGCGGTCTTCGGCTTCAGCGGGGCGCTCGCTGAGAACCACATCGGCCGTGACATGCCCACCGGGCTTGTTCTGCGATCGGGCCCTCGGCTGCCGTAGCGCACGTCCGGTGCGCAGACACGTGACCAGCTCGCGCTTGAGCGCACCACGCCCCTCAATGAACAGCGACTGGTAGATCGCCTCGTGGCTGATGCGCATGGACTCATCATCGGGGAAGTCGACCTTCAACCGCTGTGCGATCTGCTCCGGGCTCCAGGCCAGCGACCAACGCCGGTCGGCACGGTGCGGCTTGTTCAGCCCCTTCCAGGGGGCCGGTGTGGGGCCAGTGACGATCGTGCCGTCGGGCCGGCGAACGTTGCCGGCGAGCCGATCTTGGACGTACTCCCGCAGTTTCGGGTTCTCGAGCAGCTTCGCGGTCTTGGGGCGCTTGGCCGCCTGCTGTGCCTTCCACTGCGCCACGGTGGCCCGGTACTCCTGCTTCCCCCCACGAGTCGCAGCGTTGCGGCGCAACTCGCGTGAGACCGTTCCGGGATCACGCCCGATCGCGCGGGCGATCTCGCGAACGCCCTTGTCCTGGGCGTGCAGGATGGCGATCTCCTCACGTTCCTCGAAGCTCAGATAGCGGCCGGTGGGCTCGGCCAGCGAAATGGGCGGCATGCCGCCAGCGTGGCGAAACCAGCGGGTCCCAACCGGCACTGACACACCGACCGCCAGCGCCGCTTCTGCCGACGTGATGCCCGTGGCGATCAGCCGCCAGAACTGCCGTTGCACCGCTCGGGACGGGTCAGGACGCCCGGGCGAGCGCATCGCTGGCCGCAACGCCCGGTCAGCACGCCACTGCCGGCGAAGCTCCTCTGGCGCGTCGCTGGTCTTCTTGCTCCAGTCCGCTGTCGCCATGCTCGAACACCTCCGAACTCAAGGTGTTGCGACGACCGGTTGATTTCGCCGACCGACCCGTGGTCGCTGTGGAAGATCGCGCCCTTGAGGGTGCCGCGGGTTCCGGCAGCAGCCTTCAAGGCGTCCTCGACGAGCTCGGTGCGCATGTGGTCGGCGACGGCCCAGCCGGCGAGGCGACGTGAGTAGCAGTCGATGACGGTCGCCAGGTACAGGTTCGTCCCGTCGGCCAACGGCAGGTAGGTGATGTCCCCGACGTAGCGTTCGTTCGGGGCTTCGGCGGTGAAGTCCCGGTTGAGCAGGTCGGGGTACTTCTGCCCCGATGGCTCGGGGAT
This sequence is a window from Nocardioides sp. S5. Protein-coding genes within it:
- a CDS encoding IS30 family transposase, whose translation is MPPISLAEPTGRYLSFEEREEIAILHAQDKGVREIARAIGRDPGTVSRELRRNAATRGGKQEYRATVAQWKAQQAAKRPKTAKLLENPKLREYVQDRLAGNVRRPDGTIVTGPTPAPWKGLNKPHRADRRWSLAWSPEQIAQRLKVDFPDDESMRISHEAIYQSLFIEGRGALKRELVTCLRTGRALRQPRARSQNKPGGHVTADVVLSERPAEAEDRAVPGHWEGDLIIGTGRSAIGTIVERSSRSTILVHLPRMEGWGEKPYVKNGPSLGGYGAVAMNAALSASITKLPEQLRKTLTWDRGKELSGHAQFALETGTKVFFADPHSPWQRPSNENTNGLLRQYFPKGTDLSRWSAEDLEAVAHALNNRPRKILGWKTPAEVFDEQLRSLQQPSVASTG